Proteins from a genomic interval of Streptomyces fodineus:
- a CDS encoding bifunctional methylenetetrahydrofolate dehydrogenase/methenyltetrahydrofolate cyclohydrolase — protein sequence MTAQLLDGKATAAAIRSELAERVAKLTATAGRPPGLGTVLVGDDPGSHAYVAGKHRDCAQAGIASLRRELPADATQRQVEDVIDELNADTACTGYIVQLPLPRHLDAGAVLARMDPAKDADGLHPVNLGRLVLGVDAPLPCTPRGIVELLRRYEVPLAGARVCVIGRGITVGRPIGLLLTRRSENATVTLCHTGTKGLAWHVREADIVVAAAGSPGLITKDMLRPGAAVLDVGITRTEHGLVGDIHPEAAEVAGWLAPMPGGVGPMTRAMLLANVVEAAERNATAL from the coding sequence GTGACCGCACAACTCCTCGACGGCAAGGCGACCGCCGCCGCGATCCGCAGTGAACTCGCCGAGCGCGTCGCCAAGTTGACCGCCACCGCCGGCCGGCCGCCCGGCCTCGGAACCGTCCTGGTCGGCGACGACCCCGGCAGCCACGCCTACGTCGCCGGCAAGCACCGCGACTGCGCGCAGGCCGGGATCGCCTCCCTGCGCCGCGAACTGCCCGCCGACGCCACCCAGCGGCAGGTCGAGGACGTCATCGACGAACTCAACGCCGACACCGCCTGCACCGGCTACATCGTCCAGCTCCCGCTGCCGCGCCACCTGGACGCGGGCGCCGTCCTCGCCCGCATGGACCCGGCCAAGGACGCCGACGGCCTGCACCCGGTCAACCTCGGCCGGCTCGTCCTCGGCGTCGACGCCCCGCTGCCCTGCACCCCGCGCGGCATCGTCGAACTGCTCCGCCGCTACGAGGTCCCGCTCGCCGGAGCGCGGGTGTGCGTCATCGGCCGGGGCATCACGGTCGGACGGCCCATCGGGCTCCTGCTCACCCGCAGGTCCGAGAACGCCACCGTCACCCTGTGCCACACCGGAACCAAGGGCCTGGCCTGGCACGTACGCGAAGCGGACATCGTCGTCGCGGCGGCCGGCTCGCCCGGACTGATCACCAAGGACATGCTGCGCCCCGGCGCGGCCGTCCTGGACGTCGGCATCACCCGTACCGAGCACGGGCTCGTCGGCGACATCCACCCGGAGGCCGCCGAGGTCGCCGGATGGCTCGCCCCGATGCCCGGGGGAGTGGGACCCATGACCCGGGCGATGCTGCTCGCCAACGTCGTCGAGGCCGCCGAGAGGAACGCGACCGCCCTATGA
- a CDS encoding sarcosine oxidase subunit alpha family protein: protein MLLIPCPWCGPRDEAEFHYGGQAHVPYPEDPAALTDEEWARYLFFRDNPKGPFAERWSHAAGCRRWFNAVRNTATNEILAVYKVGEARPETAERPAVTSQPRSAPSSARLEEFEDKAPSGPAEVQRAEPPSGVEGTEPLQDGTGRGGWGATFRTRTGGRIDRDAPLTFTFDGTEYQGYRGDTLASALLANGVVQAATSITLGRPRGIFSAGVEEPNAVVQIEAPFPEPMLPATTVELYDGLVASSLPGQGRLATEPDPARYDAVHAHCDVLIVGAGPAGLAAAAAAAHSGARVILADDQPEPGGSLLGTGEHLDWVEATRTRLEAAPEVRVLRRTTVFGHYDDNHLLAVERRTNHLGADAPANVSRERVWRIRARHVVLATGAHERSLAFGDNDRPGVMLASSARTYLHRYAVLPGRHAVVFTTNDSAYAAALDLAAAGVHIAAIVDTRPEPGEWAERARSAGIEVLAGHAVTGTEGGARLTAVTVAPYGKSAGQREFAVDLLLVSGGWNPVAHLFSQAGGKLRHDEALGTFVPGSVRQAVEVAGSANGAFDLATVLTQGAAAGARAVEAEGYTAEAPVLPAVAAQPHTPPMQVFTIPTDTGAPRFVDLQRDVTVADLARATGAGLRSVEHTKRYTTAGTGGDQGRTGGVLASGVVAELLGVDISALGLPTFRPPYTPVSFAALAGRDRGALSDPVRTTALHQWHVAHGALFENVGQWKRPWYYPQDGEDMETAVLRECRAAREGVAFMDASTLGKIDVQGPDAALFLDRLYTNMMSTLKTGMIRYGVMCRPDGMVFDDGTVIRLAPDRFLVTTTTGNAAAVLDWMEEWLQTEWPELRVHCTSVTEQWATVALVGPRSRAVLGSIAPQLAVSNEDFPFMAWRETTVAGIDARVCRISFSGELAYEINVSPWDALALWEALYEAGAPYGITPYGTETMHVLRAEKGYPIVGQDTDGTVTPQDLGMSWVVSKKKPDFVGKRSYARADTVRPDRKHLVGLLTEDPAVFLPEGTHLVADRELPAPPVPMLGHVTSSYRSAALGRTFALALIKGGRDRIGERLYAPVGDRLVPVTVAGPVLYDPEGARRDG, encoded by the coding sequence ATGCTGCTCATCCCCTGCCCGTGGTGCGGGCCCCGCGACGAGGCCGAGTTCCACTACGGCGGCCAGGCCCATGTGCCCTACCCCGAGGACCCCGCCGCCCTCACCGACGAGGAGTGGGCGCGGTACCTGTTCTTCCGTGACAACCCCAAGGGCCCGTTCGCCGAGAGGTGGAGCCATGCGGCGGGCTGCCGCAGGTGGTTCAACGCGGTGCGCAACACGGCGACGAACGAGATCCTCGCCGTCTACAAGGTGGGGGAGGCGCGTCCGGAGACGGCGGAGCGACCTGCGGTCACATCTCAGCCACGGTCGGCACCATCATCGGCCCGTCTGGAGGAGTTCGAGGACAAGGCCCCTTCAGGGCCGGCGGAGGTCCAGAGGGCGGAGCCCCCCAGCGGGGTCGAAGGGACAGAGCCCCTTCAGGACGGGACGGGCAGGGGCGGCTGGGGCGCGACATTCCGCACCCGCACCGGCGGCCGGATCGACCGCGACGCCCCCCTCACCTTCACCTTCGACGGCACCGAATACCAGGGATACCGCGGCGACACCCTCGCCTCCGCCCTCCTCGCCAACGGCGTCGTCCAGGCCGCCACCAGCATCACGCTGGGCCGCCCCCGAGGCATCTTCTCGGCCGGCGTCGAGGAACCCAACGCGGTCGTCCAGATCGAGGCCCCCTTCCCCGAGCCGATGCTCCCCGCCACGACCGTCGAGCTCTACGACGGCCTGGTGGCAAGCAGCCTCCCGGGCCAGGGACGCCTCGCCACCGAGCCCGACCCCGCCCGCTACGACGCCGTACACGCCCACTGCGACGTGCTGATCGTCGGCGCGGGCCCGGCCGGCCTCGCCGCAGCGGCGGCGGCAGCGCACAGCGGCGCACGCGTCATCCTCGCCGACGACCAGCCGGAACCCGGCGGCAGCCTGCTCGGCACCGGCGAGCACCTCGACTGGGTCGAGGCGACGCGCACACGGCTCGAAGCGGCCCCCGAGGTGCGCGTCCTGCGCCGCACCACCGTCTTCGGCCACTACGACGACAACCACCTCCTCGCCGTCGAGCGCCGCACCAACCACCTCGGCGCCGACGCCCCGGCGAACGTCTCCCGCGAGCGGGTCTGGCGGATCCGCGCCCGCCACGTCGTACTCGCCACCGGCGCCCACGAGCGCTCGCTGGCCTTCGGCGACAACGACCGGCCCGGCGTGATGCTGGCTTCCTCGGCCCGGACGTACCTCCACCGGTACGCGGTGCTGCCCGGCCGGCACGCGGTCGTGTTCACCACCAACGACAGCGCCTACGCCGCCGCGCTCGACCTGGCCGCGGCGGGCGTGCACATCGCCGCGATCGTCGACACCCGGCCCGAGCCGGGGGAGTGGGCCGAGCGCGCCCGGTCCGCCGGGATCGAGGTGCTCGCCGGGCACGCGGTCACCGGTACGGAGGGCGGGGCCCGCCTCACCGCCGTGACCGTCGCGCCGTACGGGAAGTCCGCCGGACAGCGGGAGTTCGCCGTCGACCTGCTGCTGGTCTCCGGCGGCTGGAACCCGGTCGCGCACCTGTTCAGCCAGGCGGGCGGCAAGCTCCGCCACGACGAGGCACTCGGCACGTTCGTGCCCGGCAGCGTCCGTCAGGCGGTGGAGGTCGCGGGCAGCGCCAACGGCGCCTTCGACCTGGCCACGGTTCTCACCCAGGGCGCGGCAGCCGGCGCCCGCGCGGTCGAGGCGGAGGGTTACACCGCCGAGGCGCCTGTCCTCCCGGCCGTGGCCGCCCAGCCGCACACGCCGCCCATGCAGGTCTTCACCATCCCCACCGACACCGGCGCCCCACGGTTCGTGGACCTCCAGCGCGACGTCACCGTGGCCGACCTGGCCCGGGCGACCGGCGCGGGCCTGCGCTCGGTGGAGCACACCAAGCGCTACACCACCGCCGGCACCGGGGGCGACCAGGGCAGGACGGGCGGCGTGCTGGCGAGCGGGGTCGTCGCCGAACTCCTCGGCGTGGACATCTCGGCGCTCGGCCTGCCCACCTTCCGGCCGCCGTACACCCCGGTCTCCTTCGCGGCCCTCGCGGGGCGCGACCGCGGCGCGCTGAGCGATCCGGTCCGCACGACCGCCCTGCACCAGTGGCATGTGGCGCACGGCGCGCTGTTCGAGAACGTCGGCCAGTGGAAGCGGCCCTGGTACTACCCGCAGGACGGCGAGGACATGGAGACCGCCGTGCTGCGCGAGTGCCGCGCCGCCCGCGAGGGCGTGGCCTTCATGGACGCCTCCACCCTCGGCAAGATCGACGTGCAGGGCCCGGACGCCGCGCTCTTCCTCGACCGGCTCTACACCAACATGATGAGCACCCTGAAGACCGGCATGATCCGCTACGGCGTGATGTGCCGCCCGGACGGCATGGTCTTCGACGACGGCACGGTCATCCGGCTCGCCCCGGACCGCTTCCTGGTCACCACCACGACCGGCAACGCGGCGGCCGTGCTGGACTGGATGGAGGAGTGGCTCCAGACCGAGTGGCCGGAACTAAGGGTCCACTGCACCTCGGTCACCGAGCAGTGGGCCACGGTGGCCCTGGTCGGCCCGCGCTCCCGCGCCGTACTCGGCTCGATCGCGCCCCAACTCGCCGTGAGCAACGAGGACTTCCCGTTCATGGCGTGGCGGGAGACGACCGTCGCCGGCATCGACGCGCGCGTGTGCCGGATCAGCTTCTCCGGCGAACTCGCCTATGAGATCAACGTGTCACCGTGGGACGCCCTCGCGCTGTGGGAGGCGCTGTACGAGGCCGGTGCCCCGTACGGCATCACCCCGTACGGCACCGAGACCATGCACGTCCTGCGCGCCGAGAAGGGGTACCCGATCGTCGGCCAGGACACCGACGGCACGGTCACTCCGCAGGACCTCGGCATGAGCTGGGTGGTGTCGAAGAAGAAGCCGGACTTCGTCGGCAAACGCTCCTACGCCCGCGCCGACACCGTCCGCCCCGACCGCAAGCACCTCGTCGGGCTCCTCACCGAGGACCCGGCCGTCTTCCTCCCGGAGGGCACGCACCTGGTCGCCGACCGTGAACTGCCCGCCCCGCCGGTGCCGATGCTCGGCCATGTCACCTCCAGCTACCGCAGTGCGGCGCTCGGCCGGACCTTCGCGCTCGCCCTGATCAAGGGCGGCCGGGACCGCATCGGCGAACGCCTCTACGCGCCCGTCGGCGACCGGCTGGTCCCGGTGACCGTCGCCGGTCCCGTCCTCTACGACCCCGAGGGAGCCCGCCGCGATGGCTGA
- a CDS encoding bifunctional 3-phenylpropionate/cinnamic acid dioxygenase ferredoxin subunit, protein MIPVCPLADLPRGEAFRLENDPPVAVFHTEDGEVYAIDDTCTHQDASLADGWLEGCEVECPLHASKFDLRTGSVDAPPARRPVRTHRVVVENGMIHVELSEAPPNLPPSCVAARLGGVAAAGGGA, encoded by the coding sequence ATGATTCCCGTGTGCCCTCTCGCCGATCTGCCCCGGGGCGAGGCGTTCCGGCTCGAGAACGACCCACCCGTCGCCGTGTTCCACACCGAGGACGGCGAGGTCTACGCGATCGACGACACCTGCACCCACCAGGACGCCTCGCTGGCCGATGGCTGGCTGGAGGGGTGCGAGGTCGAATGCCCCCTGCACGCTTCCAAGTTCGATCTGCGCACCGGCAGCGTGGACGCACCCCCGGCCCGTCGCCCCGTGCGCACCCACCGGGTCGTCGTGGAGAACGGCATGATCCACGTCGAGCTCTCCGAGGCCCCGCCGAACCTTCCGCCCTCCTGCGTGGCCGCCCGGCTCGGAGGCGTCGCGGCCGCCGGAGGCGGCGCGTGA
- a CDS encoding sarcosine oxidase subunit gamma: MADTAPTAWQRSHLADAAHRLAAATRSSRGAIRLAELPFLAQVNVRLDAKGPAADAVGLALGLQLPLEPNTVVHAGDVTVVWLGPDEWLVVGRPGTERDLEGRIRSAAGDEPVSVTDVSAQRTTLLVGGPRARDLLAHGCALDLHPRAFGPGRCAQTTLARTQVVLVARDESRAGFWVLVRSSFAGYLADWLLDAAVEYR, translated from the coding sequence ATGGCTGACACCGCCCCGACCGCATGGCAGCGCAGCCACCTGGCCGACGCCGCCCACCGCCTGGCCGCCGCGACGCGCTCCTCCCGGGGCGCGATCCGCCTTGCCGAACTCCCCTTCCTGGCCCAGGTGAACGTCCGCCTCGACGCCAAGGGCCCGGCGGCGGACGCCGTCGGACTGGCCCTGGGACTCCAACTTCCGCTGGAACCCAACACCGTCGTGCACGCGGGGGACGTGACCGTGGTGTGGCTGGGCCCCGACGAATGGCTGGTGGTGGGCCGGCCCGGAACCGAGCGGGACCTGGAGGGCCGGATCCGCTCGGCGGCGGGAGACGAACCGGTCTCCGTCACCGACGTCTCCGCCCAGCGCACCACCCTCCTGGTCGGCGGACCCCGTGCCCGCGACCTGCTGGCGCACGGCTGCGCACTGGACCTGCACCCGCGCGCCTTCGGCCCCGGCCGCTGCGCCCAGACGACACTGGCCCGCACCCAGGTCGTCCTGGTGGCCCGCGACGAGTCCAGGGCCGGTTTCTGGGTGCTGGTGCGCTCCTCCTTCGCCGGCTATCTGGCGGACTGGCTGCTGGACGCGGCCGTCGAATACCGGTGA
- the glyA gene encoding serine hydroxymethyltransferase translates to MNALNTPLAELDPEVHEALRAELHRQQSTLEMIASENFAPTAVMEAQGSVATNKYAEGYPGRRYYGGCEHVDVTERLAIERVKSLFGAAYANVQPHSGAQANTAVFFALLQPGDTILGLDLAHGGHLTHGMRINYSGKMLNVVPYHVCETDNLVDMDEVARLAKEHRPKMIIAGWSAYPRQLDFAAFRRIADEVGALLMVDMAHFAGLVAAGLHPSPVPHAHVVTTTTHKTLGGPRGGVILTDDADLAKKINSAVFPGMQGGPLEHVIAAKAVSFKVAASPEFAERQARTLAGARILAERLARPDAAEAGVKVLTGGTDVHLVLVDLRDSSLDGRQAEDLLHRIGITVNRNAVPFDPRPPMVTSGLRIGTPALATRGFTEADFAEVADVIARALKPEPDVAALRARTEALAAKHPLYPHLSHDGDAR, encoded by the coding sequence ATGAACGCCTTGAACACGCCCCTGGCGGAGCTGGACCCCGAGGTCCACGAAGCGCTCCGCGCCGAGCTGCACCGCCAGCAGTCCACGCTGGAGATGATCGCCTCCGAGAACTTCGCGCCCACCGCCGTGATGGAGGCGCAGGGCTCGGTCGCGACCAACAAGTACGCCGAGGGCTATCCCGGCCGCCGCTACTACGGCGGCTGCGAACACGTCGACGTCACCGAGCGCCTGGCCATCGAGCGGGTCAAGTCCCTCTTCGGGGCGGCCTACGCCAACGTCCAGCCGCACTCGGGCGCGCAGGCCAACACCGCCGTGTTCTTCGCCCTCCTCCAGCCCGGCGACACGATTCTCGGCCTCGACCTCGCGCACGGCGGCCACCTCACCCACGGCATGCGCATCAACTACAGCGGCAAGATGCTGAACGTCGTGCCCTACCACGTCTGCGAGACGGACAACCTCGTGGACATGGACGAGGTGGCGCGGCTCGCCAAGGAGCACCGGCCCAAGATGATCATCGCGGGCTGGTCGGCGTATCCCAGGCAGCTCGACTTCGCGGCCTTCCGCCGTATCGCCGACGAGGTCGGTGCCCTCCTCATGGTCGACATGGCGCACTTCGCGGGCCTGGTCGCCGCCGGACTGCACCCGAGCCCCGTGCCGCACGCGCACGTGGTCACCACCACCACGCACAAGACCCTCGGCGGTCCCCGCGGCGGAGTCATCCTCACCGACGACGCCGACCTCGCCAAGAAGATCAACTCCGCGGTGTTCCCGGGCATGCAGGGCGGCCCGCTGGAGCACGTCATCGCGGCCAAGGCCGTGTCCTTCAAGGTCGCTGCCTCGCCCGAGTTCGCCGAACGCCAGGCCCGCACCCTGGCCGGCGCCCGCATCCTCGCCGAACGCCTCGCCCGGCCCGACGCGGCCGAGGCCGGGGTGAAGGTGCTCACGGGCGGCACGGACGTCCACCTCGTCCTCGTCGACCTGCGGGACTCCTCACTGGACGGCCGGCAGGCCGAAGACCTCCTCCACCGGATCGGCATCACCGTCAACCGCAACGCCGTCCCCTTCGACCCGCGCCCGCCCATGGTCACCTCCGGCCTGCGCATCGGCACCCCCGCCCTGGCCACCCGGGGCTTCACCGAGGCGGACTTCGCCGAAGTCGCCGACGTGATCGCGCGGGCCCTGAAGCCCGAGCCGGACGTGGCCGCCCTGCGCGCCCGCACCGAGGCGCTGGCCGCCAAGCACCCGCTCTACCCGCACCTCTCGCACGACGGAGACGCCCGATGA
- the purU gene encoding formyltetrahydrofolate deformylase, which yields MSSRPQPGREFVLTLSCPDRAGLVHAVTSFLVNHSGNILESQQFDDRLQDRFFMRMHFEVSAPATPLEQLRTDFGPVAEAYRITWQLHDVTTPTRTLIMVSKFGHCLNDLLFRQSTGSLNIEIPAIVSNHRDFEPLARNYGIPFHHIPVTQQTKAEAEARLLELVAELDVDLVVLARYMQILSDDLCKRLDGRAINIHHSFLPSFKGARPYVQAHRRGVKLVGATAHYVTPDLDEGPIIEQDVVRVNHSHTPDELVTMGRDVEARVLSRAVQWHSESRVLANGNCTVVFR from the coding sequence ATGTCTTCTCGCCCGCAGCCCGGCCGCGAGTTCGTCCTCACCCTCTCCTGCCCCGACCGGGCCGGCCTCGTCCACGCCGTCACCAGCTTTCTCGTGAACCACTCGGGCAACATCCTCGAGAGCCAGCAGTTCGACGACCGCCTCCAGGACCGCTTCTTCATGCGGATGCACTTCGAGGTCTCCGCCCCGGCTACGCCCCTTGAGCAGCTGCGCACCGACTTCGGCCCGGTCGCCGAGGCGTACCGGATCACCTGGCAGCTGCACGACGTCACGACCCCGACCCGCACCCTGATCATGGTGTCGAAGTTCGGCCACTGCCTGAACGACCTGCTCTTCCGCCAGTCCACGGGCTCGCTCAACATCGAGATCCCGGCGATCGTCTCCAACCACCGCGACTTCGAACCGCTGGCCCGGAACTACGGCATCCCCTTCCACCACATCCCGGTCACCCAGCAGACCAAGGCCGAGGCGGAGGCCCGGCTGCTGGAGCTCGTCGCCGAGCTCGACGTAGACCTGGTGGTGCTGGCCCGCTACATGCAGATCCTCTCCGACGACCTGTGCAAGCGGCTCGACGGCCGGGCCATCAACATCCACCACTCGTTCCTGCCGAGCTTCAAGGGCGCCCGGCCGTATGTGCAGGCGCACCGGCGCGGCGTCAAGCTCGTCGGAGCCACCGCGCACTACGTCACGCCCGACCTCGACGAGGGCCCGATCATCGAGCAGGACGTCGTCCGCGTGAACCACTCCCACACCCCGGACGAGCTGGTCACCATGGGCCGCGACGTCGAGGCCCGGGTCCTGTCGCGCGCCGTGCAGTGGCACAGCGAGAGCCGCGTGCTGGCCAACGGCAACTGCACGGTCGTCTTCCGCTGA
- a CDS encoding sarcosine oxidase subunit beta family protein — MSPRTPGADLPDHPDWLWRNPDPKPSYDVVIVGGGGHGLATAHYLAKNHGITNVAVLEKGWLAGGNMARNTTIIRSNYLWDESAGIYEHALKLWEGLEEELDYPILFSQRGVLNLAHSLQDVRDSVRRVEANRLNGVDAEWLDAEQVKEVCPIVNTSPDVRYPVLGGTYQPRAGIAKHDYVAWGFARSADAAGIDIIQNCEVTGLDVAGGRVVGVQTSLGPIAAGKVALCSAGHTSVLAAMAGIELPLQSHPLQALVSELLEPVHPTVVMSNAVHVYVSQAHKGELVMGAGIDAYNSYTQRGAFHIIEDQMSAALELFPVFARAHVLRTWGGIVDVSPDASPIVGLTPVDDLYLNCGWGTGGFKATPGVGWVYAHTIAHDTPHALNAPFSLDRFTTGALVDEHGAAAVAH, encoded by the coding sequence ATGAGCCCCCGCACCCCCGGCGCCGACCTCCCCGACCACCCCGACTGGCTCTGGCGCAACCCCGACCCCAAGCCGTCGTACGACGTGGTGATCGTGGGCGGCGGCGGCCACGGACTGGCCACCGCCCACTACCTGGCGAAGAACCACGGCATCACCAACGTCGCCGTCCTGGAGAAGGGCTGGCTCGCGGGCGGCAACATGGCCCGCAACACCACGATCATCCGCTCCAACTACCTGTGGGACGAGAGCGCGGGCATCTACGAGCACGCGCTGAAGCTCTGGGAAGGTCTGGAGGAGGAACTCGACTACCCGATCCTCTTCTCCCAGCGCGGTGTGCTGAACCTCGCCCACAGCCTGCAGGACGTCCGCGACAGCGTGCGCCGGGTCGAGGCCAACCGGCTCAACGGGGTCGACGCCGAATGGCTCGACGCGGAGCAGGTCAAAGAGGTCTGCCCGATCGTCAACACCTCACCCGACGTGCGCTACCCGGTCCTCGGCGGCACCTACCAGCCGCGCGCCGGCATCGCCAAGCACGACTACGTGGCCTGGGGCTTCGCCCGCTCCGCCGACGCGGCCGGCATCGACATCATCCAGAACTGCGAGGTCACCGGCCTGGACGTGGCCGGCGGCCGGGTGGTCGGCGTGCAGACGAGCCTGGGCCCGATCGCCGCGGGCAAGGTGGCCCTGTGCTCGGCCGGCCACACCTCGGTCCTCGCCGCCATGGCGGGCATCGAACTCCCGCTCCAGAGCCACCCGTTGCAGGCCCTGGTCTCCGAACTCCTGGAGCCGGTCCACCCGACGGTGGTGATGTCCAACGCGGTCCATGTGTACGTCAGCCAGGCGCACAAGGGCGAACTGGTCATGGGCGCGGGCATCGACGCGTACAACTCCTACACCCAGCGCGGCGCGTTCCACATCATCGAGGACCAGATGTCCGCCGCCCTGGAACTGTTCCCGGTCTTCGCCCGCGCCCATGTGCTGCGCACCTGGGGCGGCATCGTCGACGTCAGCCCCGACGCCTCGCCCATCGTCGGCCTCACCCCGGTCGACGACCTCTACCTCAACTGCGGCTGGGGTACAGGCGGTTTCAAGGCCACCCCGGGTGTCGGCTGGGTCTACGCCCACACCATCGCCCACGACACCCCCCACGCCCTCAACGCCCCCTTCTCGCTCGACCGTTTCACCACCGGCGCGCTCGTCGACGAGCACGGCGCGGCCGCGGTGGCCCACTAG
- the folP gene encoding dihydropteroate synthase, with protein sequence MGVVNVTPDSFSDGGRSFAPEAAVAHGLALLAQGADIVDVGGESTRPGATRPPADEELRRVLPVVRELAAAGAVVSVDTMRAEVAARALDAGARMVNDVSGGLADPEMLPLMARAKTPYVLMHWRGHSAGMQANAHYDDVVTDVVDELRLRIDAALQAGIPPGCLIIDPGLGFAKAPEHNWDLLARLGEVRALGRPVLVGASRKSFLGRLLADPTTGQPRPAPLRDAATTAVSVLAAAQGVWCLRVHDVASTRDAVRVTARWGAEAAAPAPRPLQHLGA encoded by the coding sequence ATGGGCGTGGTGAACGTCACGCCGGACTCGTTCTCCGACGGCGGACGGTCGTTCGCCCCGGAGGCTGCCGTGGCGCACGGACTCGCCTTGCTGGCACAGGGTGCCGACATCGTGGACGTGGGCGGCGAGTCGACCCGCCCCGGCGCGACGCGACCGCCGGCCGACGAGGAGCTGCGGCGCGTCCTGCCCGTCGTCCGGGAACTCGCGGCGGCGGGCGCGGTCGTCAGCGTCGACACCATGCGGGCCGAGGTCGCCGCCCGCGCCCTCGACGCCGGTGCACGGATGGTGAACGACGTCTCGGGCGGTCTCGCCGACCCGGAGATGCTGCCGCTCATGGCACGGGCGAAGACGCCGTACGTGCTGATGCACTGGCGCGGCCACTCCGCCGGCATGCAGGCGAACGCCCACTACGACGACGTCGTCACCGACGTGGTCGACGAACTGCGCCTGAGGATCGATGCCGCGCTGCAGGCGGGAATCCCGCCCGGATGCCTGATCATCGACCCGGGACTGGGCTTCGCGAAAGCGCCCGAGCACAACTGGGACCTGCTGGCCCGGCTGGGGGAGGTCCGCGCGCTGGGCCGCCCCGTTCTCGTGGGCGCGTCGCGCAAGTCCTTCCTGGGCCGGCTGCTGGCCGATCCGACGACGGGACAACCACGCCCGGCGCCGCTACGGGACGCCGCGACCACCGCCGTATCGGTCCTGGCCGCGGCGCAGGGCGTCTGGTGCCTGCGCGTGCACGACGTGGCCTCCACCCGCGACGCGGTACGGGTGACGGCCCGCTGGGGCGCCGAGGCGGCGGCCCCGGCACCGCGGCCTCTGCAACACCTCGGCGCGTGA
- a CDS encoding IclR family transcriptional regulator, which produces MSNYTADGETTAPAVSGVQSVDRAVSVLEILAQRGEAGVSEVAAEIDVHKSTAFRLLGALEARGLVEQAADRGKYRLGFGIVRLAGAVTGRLDITQQGREVCERLSEEIGETVNIAVLQEHYAVNLYQVRGPGAVGTHNWVGQLTPVHATSSGKILLAHLPEKERAEVLAASGLLKLTPHTLTARSKLEKNLAEARERGYAVTMEELEIGLHAMAAPIRSHHGGVVAALSASGPAYRFTEERIHELAPLLLKGAQEISHRMGYLG; this is translated from the coding sequence ATGAGCAACTACACCGCAGATGGCGAAACAACAGCTCCGGCGGTGAGCGGGGTGCAGTCCGTCGACCGTGCCGTCAGCGTCCTGGAGATCCTCGCCCAGCGCGGGGAGGCGGGTGTCAGCGAGGTCGCCGCCGAGATCGACGTCCACAAGTCGACCGCGTTCCGTCTGCTCGGGGCACTGGAAGCGCGCGGTCTGGTGGAGCAGGCGGCCGATCGCGGCAAGTACCGGCTCGGGTTCGGCATCGTGCGCCTGGCCGGCGCGGTCACGGGCCGCCTCGACATCACGCAGCAGGGCCGTGAGGTCTGCGAGCGGCTCAGCGAGGAGATCGGCGAGACCGTCAACATCGCCGTGCTGCAGGAGCATTACGCCGTCAACCTGTACCAGGTGCGCGGCCCGGGCGCCGTCGGCACCCACAACTGGGTCGGGCAGCTCACCCCGGTGCACGCCACGTCCAGCGGCAAGATCCTGCTCGCGCACCTGCCGGAGAAGGAGCGCGCCGAGGTCCTCGCGGCCTCGGGGCTGCTCAAGCTCACCCCGCACACCCTGACCGCGAGGTCGAAGCTGGAGAAGAACCTCGCCGAGGCGCGGGAACGCGGGTACGCGGTGACGATGGAGGAGCTGGAGATCGGACTGCACGCCATGGCGGCCCCGATCCGCTCCCACCACGGAGGGGTCGTCGCCGCCCTCAGCGCGTCCGGCCCCGCCTACCGCTTCACCGAGGAGCGCATCCACGAACTGGCACCCCTGCTGCTCAAGGGTGCGCAGGAGATCAGCCACCGGATGGGTTACCTGGGCTGA